The Candidatus Methylacidiphilales bacterium genome has a window encoding:
- the fabF gene encoding beta-ketoacyl-ACP synthase II — protein MSNKVRVVVTGLGCVSPLGQDYDTTWKNLISGKSGAKPITHFDASDIATKFCCPVVDYDISSFIDAKEARRNDPFIIHGICAAVQAIHESQLVADEISCHRIGVSIGSGIGGINFIEASHSLIESKSYRKITPFFIPGSITNMISGNISIRFNFKGPSFSIVSACTTGTHNIGNAMRLIQCGDADAMVVGGSECASTKLGIVGFGNARALSTRNDDPLTASRPFDVDRDGFVMGDGAAVIVIESLEFAQRRGAKILAELVGYGTSSDAYHITSPSENGEGPIRCMKNALIDAKITPEEINYINAHGTSTPAGDVIESKAIGSIFPSSIQVSSTKSMTGHLLGASGSIEAIFCILATINNIIPPTINVFNQDPDCKIDCVPNKARASEISYALSNSFGFGGTNGSLIFKKFT, from the coding sequence TTGTCTAACAAAGTTAGAGTTGTCGTTACAGGCCTTGGTTGTGTTTCACCACTAGGTCAAGATTACGATACAACTTGGAAAAATTTAATTTCAGGAAAATCAGGCGCTAAGCCTATTACCCATTTTGATGCTTCTGATATAGCAACAAAATTTTGTTGCCCCGTAGTAGATTATGACATCAGTTCATTTATTGATGCGAAAGAAGCAAGGAGAAACGATCCGTTTATTATTCATGGTATCTGCGCTGCTGTTCAGGCGATACATGAGTCACAATTAGTTGCAGACGAAATATCTTGTCATAGAATAGGAGTTTCTATAGGATCAGGTATTGGAGGAATTAATTTTATTGAAGCCTCGCATTCGTTGATAGAATCAAAATCTTATAGAAAAATCACACCATTTTTTATCCCTGGATCTATTACTAACATGATTTCAGGTAATATATCAATCCGATTTAACTTTAAAGGACCTTCATTCTCTATTGTTAGCGCGTGTACGACTGGAACTCATAATATTGGAAATGCCATGAGATTAATACAGTGTGGGGATGCAGATGCAATGGTGGTTGGGGGATCAGAATGCGCATCAACAAAGTTAGGTATAGTCGGTTTCGGTAACGCGAGGGCGCTTTCTACTAGAAATGATGATCCATTGACAGCTTCCAGACCTTTTGATGTGGACCGAGATGGGTTCGTGATGGGTGATGGCGCTGCTGTAATTGTAATTGAGTCTCTTGAATTTGCCCAAAGGCGAGGGGCAAAAATTCTAGCTGAACTTGTTGGATATGGTACTTCTTCTGATGCGTATCATATTACCTCACCATCCGAAAATGGGGAAGGGCCAATTAGATGTATGAAAAACGCTCTTATAGACGCAAAGATTACGCCTGAAGAAATAAATTATATTAACGCACATGGAACATCAACGCCAGCTGGAGATGTCATTGAATCAAAAGCTATTGGTTCAATTTTTCCTTCCTCAATACAAGTTAGCTCTACCAAGTCTATGACTGGCCACTTACTTGGCGCATCAGGAAGTATTGAGGCGATTTTTTGCATATTAGCTACCATAAATAATATAATACCGCCAACCATTAATGTATTTAACCAAGATCCAGATTGTAAAATTGACTGTGTGCCAAACAAAGCAAGAGCTTCTGAAATATCCTACGCGCTGTCAAATTCTTTTGGTTTTGGTGGTACGAATGGGTCACTTATTTTTAAAAAATTTACTTAA
- the acpP gene encoding acyl carrier protein — protein MDSIEERLRKVVIDTLVIKPDELKLESSFETDLGADSLSFVELSMAVEEEFDITIPEEDAEKLTSFQKLLEYIKSAKPNS, from the coding sequence ATGGATTCTATTGAAGAAAGATTAAGAAAAGTAGTCATTGATACATTGGTAATCAAACCGGACGAGTTAAAACTTGAGTCATCATTTGAAACAGATTTAGGAGCTGATTCACTTAGTTTTGTCGAGCTAAGTATGGCTGTTGAAGAAGAGTTTGATATAACTATACCGGAAGAAGATGCTGAAAAATTAACTTCTTTTCAAAAATTATTAGAGTATATTAAATCAGCAAAACCTAATAGTTAA
- the fabG gene encoding 3-oxoacyl-[acyl-carrier-protein] reductase, with protein sequence MTNLKTALITGASRGIGKAIMEKFAQNNFFCVGTATTDEGSRSISDLLEQTQSLGFGHTLNVNKSEMVDQLFDKLNDKNLLPDVLVLNAGITADNLFIKMTQDEWSTVLQTNLHSAFSITQKFLKPMLRNRLGRIIIITSVVGVSGNPGQVNYAASKAGIIGFAKSLALEIASRNITVNCISPGFIESDMTNSLTELQKQKIISMVPMGRMGKADDIASIALFLASNHASYITGETIQCNGGLYCQ encoded by the coding sequence ATGACTAACCTTAAAACTGCTTTAATAACTGGAGCTTCTCGAGGGATTGGGAAAGCCATTATGGAGAAGTTTGCTCAAAATAACTTTTTTTGTGTTGGAACAGCAACAACTGACGAGGGCTCCCGTTCGATATCAGATTTGCTAGAACAAACACAATCTTTAGGCTTTGGGCACACCTTAAATGTTAATAAAAGCGAAATGGTCGATCAACTTTTTGATAAATTAAATGATAAAAATTTATTACCTGATGTTTTGGTATTAAATGCTGGAATTACAGCCGATAATTTATTTATAAAAATGACTCAGGATGAATGGAGCACGGTTTTACAAACAAATCTGCATTCAGCATTCTCTATTACTCAGAAATTTCTTAAGCCAATGCTTAGAAATAGATTAGGTAGAATAATAATTATCACTTCCGTTGTTGGTGTGTCTGGAAATCCAGGCCAAGTTAATTATGCAGCATCTAAGGCAGGGATCATTGGTTTTGCTAAATCTTTAGCACTAGAGATTGCCAGTAGAAATATTACTGTTAATTGTATTTCACCAGGATTTATTGAAAGTGATATGACTAATTCTCTAACTGAATTGCAAAAACAAAAAATTATATCTATGGTTCCAATGGGCAGAATGGGAAAAGCTGATGATATCGCATCGATTGCCTTATTTTTGGCATCAAATCACGCTAGTTACATTACTGGAGAAACTATTCAGTGTAATGGTGGCTTATATTGTCAGTAG
- the fabD gene encoding ACP S-malonyltransferase, whose product MSTVALLFPGQGSQYSGMGNAFYEKYPVFKEIVDQASDILQFNVYNIINNNDTTLLNQTEYTQPILFTLEYGIYSLLKQHLSKHSLVMAGHSLGEWSALACSNTITFESALSLVSIRAKLMQEAVPIGEGAMVALIGFELPALVTSLERFNSNDGNVVEIVNINSAQQIVLAGRKTSIEQCMSYLRDNNIVKRIIPLNISIPSHSRLLHDASKKFLHKLSTIKFNTPTFPIIHNRTASENSLADQMPTIIAEQISHPVLWHDSMLYLQKKFNPKIIIEVGPGKILITLIKTLFTTSAIFNTDNDESLDKIKMELLHD is encoded by the coding sequence ATGAGCACAGTTGCCTTATTATTTCCAGGTCAAGGCTCACAATATTCTGGAATGGGGAACGCTTTTTATGAAAAGTACCCAGTATTCAAAGAAATAGTGGATCAAGCAAGTGACATATTACAATTCAATGTCTACAATATAATAAATAATAATGACACAACACTATTAAACCAAACTGAGTATACCCAACCAATTTTATTCACCTTAGAGTACGGTATTTATTCTTTACTTAAACAACACCTAAGTAAACATTCTTTAGTTATGGCAGGCCATAGCTTAGGGGAATGGTCAGCTCTTGCTTGCTCAAATACCATTACTTTTGAGAGCGCACTATCGCTAGTTTCAATTAGAGCAAAATTGATGCAAGAAGCAGTACCAATTGGAGAAGGGGCTATGGTGGCTTTAATTGGATTTGAACTACCCGCTCTGGTAACTTCTTTGGAAAGATTTAATTCTAATGATGGCAATGTTGTTGAAATTGTTAATATTAACTCAGCTCAGCAAATAGTGCTGGCAGGAAGAAAAACATCAATAGAACAATGTATGAGTTATTTACGTGACAATAATATTGTTAAAAGAATTATACCTTTAAATATTAGTATACCTTCACATTCAAGATTATTACATGACGCATCTAAGAAATTCTTGCATAAACTTTCCACTATAAAATTTAACACCCCTACTTTTCCAATAATACATAACAGAACAGCTTCAGAAAATTCACTTGCTGATCAAATGCCAACTATAATCGCAGAGCAAATTTCTCATCCTGTGCTTTGGCATGATTCAATGCTATATTTACAAAAGAAATTCAATCCAAAAATTATAATTGAGGTTGGTCCGGGAAAAATTCTTATTACCTTGATAAAAACTTTATTTACCACATCTGCAATATTTAATACTGATAATGATGAGTCGCTAGATAAAATTAAAATGGAGTTACTACATGACTAA
- the dapB gene encoding 4-hydroxy-tetrahydrodipicolinate reductase, with the protein MKLLRVAIYGAHGRMGVATYNALQSFSHSQYKLSLTSVFEHNAHPLLGSSFLTLPIKLRSCATLQDKENFDVLIDFSGKHGTSDLVNHIKKPNYSLIVGSTMISDKTKLKLKSISKYTKVLISSNMSLGVAVLERNLTMISSILQDMASISIHDTHHIHKIDAPSGTALSLLGAVNRGLQVPRSPLIAKFGKNKPLSKKEISIAIERVGEVIGDHSVSFYFGHEKITLTHQAFDRSVFAEGALFAATKLHTKKNGWFSLADLIL; encoded by the coding sequence CAACGCCCTTCAATCATTTTCACATAGTCAATACAAACTTTCCTTGACAAGTGTATTCGAACATAATGCACACCCATTATTAGGGTCGTCATTTCTAACACTCCCTATAAAACTTCGTAGTTGCGCTACCCTACAGGACAAAGAAAATTTTGATGTCTTAATAGACTTTAGTGGTAAGCATGGCACTTCTGATTTAGTAAACCACATTAAGAAACCTAACTACTCTTTGATAGTAGGCTCAACGATGATCTCTGATAAAACAAAATTAAAATTGAAGAGTATTTCAAAATATACAAAAGTTTTGATTTCTTCAAATATGAGTCTTGGAGTAGCGGTTCTTGAAAGAAATTTAACTATGATATCTTCTATTTTGCAAGATATGGCAAGTATTAGTATTCATGACACCCATCATATCCATAAAATTGATGCTCCTTCTGGAACTGCACTATCGCTGTTAGGTGCTGTTAATAGAGGTCTGCAAGTACCAAGAAGCCCACTAATTGCTAAATTTGGTAAAAATAAACCTCTTTCAAAGAAAGAAATTTCAATTGCGATTGAAAGAGTCGGTGAGGTGATTGGTGATCATTCGGTGTCATTTTATTTTGGCCATGAAAAAATTACCCTAACCCATCAAGCCTTTGATCGCTCAGTTTTTGCTGAGGGTGCGCTGTTCGCTGCTACAAAATTACATACAAAAAAAAATGGATGGTTTTCATTGGCAGATCTTATTCTATGA